In one Dysgonomonadaceae bacterium PH5-43 genomic region, the following are encoded:
- a CDS encoding small subunit ribosomal protein S1 (product_source=KO:K02945; cath_funfam=2.40.50.140; cog=COG0539; ko=KO:K02945; pfam=PF00575; smart=SM00316; superfamily=50249; tigrfam=TIGR00717), translating to MSEELKNEEQVQPAVETAATPAPKTTTKATVNEDFDWDAYEKGESFTNVSKEKLTETYDQTLNKINDREVVIGTVTSMNKREVVINIGYKSDGIVSMNEFRYNPELKIGDEVEVYIESQEDSKGQLILSHKKARASRSWDRVNAALENEEIIKGYVKCRTKGGMIVDVFGIEAFLPGSQIDVKPIRDYDVFVDKTMEFKVVKINQEFKNVVVSHKALIEAELEQQKKEIISGLEKGQILEGIVKNITSYGVFIDLGGVDGLIHITDLSWGRVSHPEEVVTLDEKISVVILDFDNDKKRIALGLKQLTPHPWDALDENYKVGDVVKGKVVVMADYGAFIEIAPGVEGLIHVSEMSWTQHLRSAQDFMKVGDEVEAAILTLDRDERKMSLGIKQLKADPWENIEEKYAPASQHTAKVRNFTNFGVFVEIEEGVEGLIHISDLSWTKKIKHPSEFTTVGADIEVQVLEIDKENRRLSLGHKQLEENPWDVFETIFTVGSVHEGTIIELLDKGAVVSLPYGVEGFATPKHLVKEDGAQAQLDEKLDFKVIEFNKDSKRIILSHSRIFEDEQRAEAKKEANAEKKAAKKAKKDEFAQQPQQPAMERTTLGDISELADLKAKMEEDQKED from the coding sequence ATGAGTGAAGAACTTAAAAACGAAGAGCAAGTACAACCAGCTGTAGAAACTGCTGCAACTCCTGCTCCAAAAACAACAACAAAAGCAACAGTTAATGAAGACTTTGACTGGGACGCTTATGAAAAAGGGGAATCGTTTACTAATGTAAGCAAAGAAAAACTTACTGAAACTTACGATCAAACTCTAAACAAAATTAACGACCGCGAGGTAGTTATTGGTACTGTTACTTCTATGAACAAAAGAGAAGTTGTAATCAACATCGGTTACAAATCAGACGGTATCGTTTCAATGAACGAATTTCGTTACAATCCAGAATTAAAAATTGGCGACGAAGTTGAAGTGTATATTGAAAGCCAAGAAGACAGCAAAGGACAATTAATCCTTTCTCACAAAAAAGCACGTGCTTCACGTTCTTGGGATAGAGTTAATGCTGCTCTTGAAAACGAAGAAATCATTAAAGGTTACGTTAAATGTCGCACTAAGGGCGGTATGATTGTAGACGTATTTGGTATCGAAGCATTCTTACCAGGTTCTCAAATCGACGTTAAACCTATTCGCGATTACGATGTATTTGTTGATAAAACAATGGAATTCAAAGTGGTTAAGATCAACCAAGAGTTCAAAAACGTTGTTGTATCTCACAAAGCTCTTATCGAAGCAGAACTTGAACAACAAAAGAAAGAAATTATTTCTGGTCTTGAAAAAGGTCAAATCCTTGAAGGTATCGTTAAGAACATCACTTCTTACGGTGTATTCATCGACCTTGGCGGCGTAGACGGACTTATCCATATCACAGACTTAAGCTGGGGACGCGTTTCTCACCCTGAAGAAGTTGTTACTTTAGACGAGAAAATCAGCGTTGTTATCCTTGACTTTGATAACGACAAAAAGAGAATTGCTCTTGGCTTGAAACAACTTACTCCTCACCCATGGGACGCTTTAGACGAAAACTACAAAGTTGGTGACGTAGTAAAAGGTAAAGTTGTTGTTATGGCAGACTATGGTGCATTCATCGAAATAGCTCCAGGCGTTGAAGGTCTTATCCACGTTTCTGAAATGAGCTGGACTCAACACTTAAGAAGCGCTCAAGACTTTATGAAAGTTGGAGACGAAGTGGAAGCTGCAATACTTACTTTAGACAGAGACGAAAGAAAAATGTCTCTTGGTATCAAACAATTGAAAGCTGATCCATGGGAAAATATAGAAGAAAAATATGCTCCTGCTTCTCAACACACTGCTAAAGTTCGTAACTTCACTAACTTCGGTGTATTTGTTGAAATAGAAGAAGGCGTTGAAGGTTTAATTCACATTTCTGACTTATCTTGGACTAAGAAAATCAAACACCCAAGTGAATTTACTACTGTAGGTGCTGACATCGAAGTACAAGTATTAGAAATCGACAAAGAAAACCGTCGCTTAAGCTTAGGACACAAACAATTAGAAGAAAACCCTTGGGACGTTTTTGAAACTATCTTTACTGTTGGTTCTGTTCACGAAGGAACAATCATAGAACTATTAGATAAAGGTGCTGTAGTTTCTCTTCCTTATGGCGTTGAAGGTTTTGCTACTCCTAAACACTTAGTAAAAGAAGACGGAGCTCAAGCTCAATTAGACGAAAAATTAGATTTCAAAGTAATTGAATTTAATAAAGACTCTAAAAGAATTATTCTTTCTCACAGCCGTATTTTCGAAGATGAACAACGTGCTGAAGCTAAAAAAGAAGCTAACGCTGAAAAGAAAGCTGCTAAGAAAGCTAAAAAAGACGAGTTTGCTCAACAGCCTCAACAACCAGCAATGGAAAGAACAACTCTTGGAGACATCTCTGAATTAGCTGACCTAAAAGCTAAAATGGAAGAAGACCAAAAAGAAGATTAA
- a CDS encoding membrane fusion protein (multidrug efflux system) (product_source=KO:K03585; cath_funfam=2.40.50.100; cog=COG0845; ko=KO:K03585; pfam=PF16576; superfamily=111369; tigrfam=TIGR01730; transmembrane_helix_parts=Inside_1_6,TMhelix_7_26,Outside_27_366), which translates to MNKITKIVLFTIIVVFILGMALYPTISKKFSKDEESQAIAVPAPSRSSGSRGAPLNVTMKIASPEVLTEKLIITGHSQPDEEASLVFETSGKITDVFFQEGSFVKKGTLLAKVNDKPLQAELQKLEAQIPLAEDRVYRQNALLEKDAVSKEAYEQVTTELEKLQADIALVKARIAQTELRAPFDGMIGLRQVSEGNYASPTTVIATITKTSPLKIEFSVNERYVNYIKPGTPISFRTDISADQEFLNAKVYAVESRIDLKTKTKKVRALYPNTKGLLNPGGSVYIEVNVNEVKDAITVPNEAIIAEMGRDIVYIYSNGKAKLVEVTKGLRTEANIQVLSGIQIGDTIITSGVMQLRDGLSVNILNN; encoded by the coding sequence ATGAATAAAATAACCAAGATAGTTCTTTTTACTATAATTGTTGTATTTATATTGGGAATGGCTCTGTATCCAACCATTTCGAAGAAGTTTAGTAAAGACGAAGAAAGTCAGGCGATTGCAGTGCCTGCTCCGTCACGTTCGTCAGGAAGTAGAGGAGCTCCTCTTAATGTTACAATGAAGATTGCTTCTCCGGAGGTGCTAACCGAAAAATTGATAATCACTGGACATTCACAACCTGATGAGGAGGCAAGTTTGGTATTCGAAACTTCTGGTAAAATTACAGATGTCTTTTTTCAAGAGGGCTCGTTTGTTAAGAAGGGAACTTTGCTTGCTAAGGTAAATGATAAACCTTTACAGGCTGAATTACAAAAATTAGAGGCTCAAATTCCTTTGGCAGAAGATAGGGTTTACCGTCAGAATGCTTTGTTGGAAAAAGATGCGGTTAGTAAAGAGGCTTACGAACAGGTTACTACCGAATTAGAGAAACTGCAGGCTGATATTGCTTTGGTAAAGGCTCGTATAGCACAAACGGAACTTCGTGCGCCTTTCGATGGTATGATTGGTTTACGTCAGGTTAGTGAAGGTAATTATGCTTCTCCAACAACAGTTATTGCTACTATTACAAAAACATCTCCATTGAAGATTGAGTTTTCGGTGAACGAAAGATATGTGAATTATATTAAACCGGGTACTCCTATTTCTTTTAGAACTGACATAAGTGCTGATCAAGAGTTTCTAAACGCAAAGGTGTATGCTGTAGAGTCTCGTATCGACCTAAAAACCAAAACTAAAAAGGTTAGAGCTTTATATCCTAATACTAAAGGATTGCTTAATCCTGGTGGGTCTGTGTATATAGAGGTAAATGTAAATGAAGTGAAAGATGCTATTACTGTGCCTAACGAAGCTATTATTGCTGAAATGGGTAGAGATATTGTGTATATATATTCTAATGGAAAAGCTAAATTGGTGGAAGTTACTAAGGGTTTGCGTACCGAAGCTAACATACAAGTGCTTTCGGGTATACAAATAGGCGATACTATTATTACTTCGGGTGTGATGCAATTAAGAGATGGACTCTCTGTGAATATCTTAAACAATTAA
- a CDS encoding multidrug efflux pump (product_source=KO:K18138; cath_funfam=1.20.1640.10,3.30.2090.10,3.30.70.1430; cog=COG0841; ko=KO:K18138; pfam=PF00873; superfamily=82693,82714,82866; tigrfam=TIGR00915; transmembrane_helix_parts=Inside_1_11,TMhelix_12_34,Outside_35_334,TMhelix_335_352,Inside_353_356,TMhelix_357_379,Outside_380_388,TMhelix_389_411,Inside_412_429,TMhelix_430_452,Outside_453_461,TMhelix_462_484,Inside_485_524,TMhelix_525_542,Outside_543_844,TMhelix_845_864,Inside_865_870,TMhelix_871_888,Outside_889_897,TMhelix_898_920,Inside_921_940,TMhelix_941_963,Outside_964_977,TMhelix_978_1000,Inside_1001_1009), which yields MNISELSIRRPVLSTVFILVILIFGYIGFTSLGVREYPNVDNPIITVSASYPGANADVVETQITEPLEQNINGIPGIRSLSSRSSQGSSRITVEFELSVDLETAANDVRDKVSRAQRYLPRDCDPPTVSKSDADAQPIMQVTVQSSKRNLLELSEIADLTVKERLQTIPNVSSVSIWGERRYSMRLWLDPIKMASYAITPIDVKNAIDKENVELPSGSIEGNTMELSIRTLGLMKTPDEFNNLIIKQDNFNVVRFRDIGTAELGPESYRSIMKQNGEPMVSVVVVPQPGANQIDIADEVRVRIDQMKKDLPDDVNLFVSFDNTKFIRASINEVEETVYVAFLLVIIVIFLFLRDWRITLVPVLVIPVSLIGAFFVMYVAGFSINVLSMLAIVLSVGLVVDDAIVMSENIYVKIEQGMRPIEAGIKGSKEIFFAVISTTITLVAVFLPIVFMEGTTGRLFREFSLVITGSVIISSFVALTFTPMLSTKLLKKRDKQNWFYVKTEPFFDGLNNVYHKGLMWFLKHKWITWPIIAATFIVIVIYWNKVPGEMAPMEDRSQISVNIKGPEGATYEFYRDYAEKISTIADSVAPERESNTLMVNGSYAFVRLNLPDIKDRDRSQMEIADALSAAVRPENEGRAFVQQQSTFGGRRGSQPIQYVLQAPNLEKLQEFIPLFMAKVNDNPKFQMSDVDLKFTKPETRVEINRDKATLLGVSTRDIGQTLQYALSGQRMGYFYMNGKQYQILAEINRQQRNSPLNLRSIYIKNNEGDMIQLDNMVDLTENVAPPQLYRYNRFSSATISSGLAKGVTIGEGLDEMDKIAKEVLDDTFRTALSGESKEYRDSSSSLMFALVLALILIFLILAAQFESFKDPFIIMFTVPLAVAGALLFMDSAGVTMNIYSQIGIIMLIGLVAKNGILIVEFANQNQETGMDKDKAIEIASVQRLRPILMTSISTILGLLPLTFASAEGANSRIAMGVSVVGGLVVSTFLTLFIVPAVYSYFSTTRAKKED from the coding sequence ATGAATATATCGGAATTAAGTATTAGGCGACCTGTATTATCTACCGTATTTATATTAGTTATTTTAATATTCGGATATATAGGTTTCACTTCTTTAGGAGTTAGAGAGTACCCAAATGTTGATAATCCTATTATTACGGTTAGTGCATCTTATCCGGGTGCTAACGCTGATGTTGTAGAAACTCAGATTACTGAACCTCTCGAACAGAATATTAATGGTATACCAGGTATCAGATCATTGTCGAGCCGTAGTAGTCAGGGTTCATCTCGTATTACTGTAGAGTTTGAATTAAGCGTAGATTTAGAAACCGCCGCTAATGATGTAAGGGATAAAGTGTCGAGAGCGCAAAGATACCTTCCTCGAGATTGCGATCCTCCAACTGTGTCGAAGTCAGATGCTGATGCTCAGCCTATAATGCAAGTAACTGTTCAGAGTTCAAAAAGAAATCTTTTGGAACTAAGTGAGATTGCCGATTTAACAGTTAAAGAACGTTTGCAAACTATTCCGAATGTAAGTTCTGTTAGTATATGGGGAGAGCGAAGATATTCTATGCGTTTGTGGCTCGACCCAATAAAAATGGCTTCGTATGCTATAACGCCTATTGATGTTAAGAATGCTATTGATAAAGAAAATGTAGAATTGCCATCTGGTTCGATAGAGGGAAATACTATGGAGCTTAGTATTCGTACTCTCGGATTGATGAAAACTCCTGACGAATTTAATAACTTAATAATTAAACAAGACAATTTCAATGTTGTTCGCTTTAGAGATATAGGTACGGCAGAGCTTGGTCCTGAAAGTTATAGAAGTATAATGAAGCAAAACGGAGAGCCTATGGTTTCCGTTGTTGTGGTTCCTCAGCCTGGAGCAAATCAGATTGATATTGCCGATGAAGTTCGTGTTCGTATCGATCAAATGAAAAAAGATTTACCAGACGATGTAAATTTATTTGTGAGTTTTGATAATACCAAGTTTATACGAGCTTCTATTAATGAGGTGGAAGAAACAGTTTATGTTGCCTTCCTTTTGGTTATTATAGTAATCTTCCTTTTCCTTAGAGATTGGCGTATTACTTTAGTGCCAGTGCTTGTAATACCAGTATCTTTAATTGGAGCATTCTTTGTTATGTATGTTGCTGGCTTTTCTATAAATGTTCTCTCTATGCTTGCCATTGTGTTGTCGGTAGGGTTAGTTGTCGATGATGCAATTGTTATGAGTGAGAATATTTATGTAAAGATAGAGCAAGGAATGAGACCGATAGAGGCGGGGATTAAAGGCTCTAAAGAAATTTTCTTTGCAGTTATCTCTACTACTATAACTCTGGTAGCTGTATTTTTGCCTATAGTATTTATGGAAGGAACTACAGGTAGATTGTTTAGAGAGTTTAGTCTGGTGATTACGGGTTCGGTAATTATATCTTCTTTTGTTGCTTTAACTTTTACGCCTATGTTATCTACAAAGCTGCTGAAGAAAAGAGATAAACAAAACTGGTTTTATGTTAAAACCGAACCTTTCTTTGATGGCTTGAATAATGTTTATCATAAGGGTTTGATGTGGTTTTTGAAACACAAATGGATAACTTGGCCTATAATTGCAGCAACATTTATTGTTATTGTTATTTATTGGAATAAAGTACCGGGAGAGATGGCTCCAATGGAAGACCGTTCTCAAATATCGGTAAATATTAAAGGACCAGAAGGTGCTACTTATGAATTTTATAGAGATTATGCTGAAAAGATTTCAACTATTGCCGATTCTGTGGCTCCCGAAAGAGAATCTAATACCTTAATGGTAAATGGTAGTTATGCTTTTGTGCGCCTTAATCTGCCAGATATAAAAGATAGAGATCGAAGTCAGATGGAAATAGCAGATGCGTTGTCTGCAGCAGTTCGCCCTGAGAATGAAGGAAGAGCATTTGTGCAGCAGCAATCTACTTTTGGAGGACGAAGAGGTAGTCAGCCAATACAATATGTATTGCAAGCTCCTAATCTTGAAAAACTTCAAGAGTTTATACCCTTGTTTATGGCAAAGGTTAACGATAATCCTAAGTTTCAAATGTCGGATGTAGATCTGAAGTTTACTAAACCAGAGACTCGTGTCGAGATTAATAGAGATAAAGCCACATTGTTGGGAGTTAGCACCCGTGATATTGGTCAGACTTTGCAGTATGCGCTTAGTGGTCAGCGTATGGGTTATTTCTATATGAACGGTAAGCAGTATCAGATATTGGCAGAGATTAATCGTCAACAAAGAAACTCACCACTCAACCTTCGTTCTATTTATATTAAGAATAATGAAGGAGATATGATACAATTAGATAATATGGTGGATCTTACAGAAAATGTAGCACCTCCTCAGTTGTATCGTTACAATAGATTTAGTTCTGCAACTATATCGTCGGGTTTAGCTAAAGGAGTTACTATAGGCGAAGGCTTAGACGAAATGGATAAAATAGCCAAAGAGGTATTAGATGATACTTTCAGAACAGCACTAAGTGGAGAGTCGAAAGAGTATAGAGATAGTTCTTCGAGTTTGATGTTTGCTCTTGTGTTAGCTTTAATTCTTATATTCTTAATACTTGCTGCTCAGTTTGAGAGTTTCAAAGACCCGTTTATAATTATGTTTACAGTGCCTTTGGCAGTTGCTGGGGCTTTGTTGTTTATGGATAGCGCAGGAGTTACAATGAATATCTACAGTCAGATAGGTATAATAATGCTAATCGGATTGGTGGCAAAGAATGGTATCCTTATTGTTGAGTTTGCTAATCAAAATCAGGAAACGGGTATGGATAAGGATAAGGCGATTGAAATAGCTTCGGTGCAACGCTTGCGTCCTATTCTTATGACAAGTATTTCTACTATACTCGGATTGTTGCCTTTAACTTTTGCAAGTGCAGAAGGTGCTAATAGTCGTATAGCAATGGGTGTTTCGGTTGTTGGTGGACTTGTTGTGTCTACTTTCCTTACCTTATTTATAGTGCCTGCTGTTTATTCGTACTTCTCAACAACGAGAGCTAAAAAAGAAGATTAA
- a CDS encoding outer membrane protein TolC (product_source=COG1538; cath_funfam=1.20.1600.10; cog=COG1538; pfam=PF02321; superfamily=56954; transmembrane_helix_parts=Inside_1_6,TMhelix_7_26,Outside_27_443), which produces MRKIKYIYCVLIAFTLFPIVEAQEIYNLHKVLETGLDRNFDIRIVRNEQQIADNNTTLANAGMLPSLDLSVGYNGSIMNTDQTMVDGSKNSRDNIFNQGANVGLNFSWTVFDGFQMQTQYSKLKEYQQMGEISTRLSIDNLISNLTAEYYNYIRQKLRLKNLSYAVSLSKERLRIEEERYNIGSTSRLDLQQARVDFNADSSNLIKQYEVLNTSSIVLNQLMVLDDVSQNIIIKDTVIKSNMFMTEEELWKNTLAANGQLLLAAKNKTLSELDKKTYQSKNYPYLRLNGGYGYTINLYDNTSPSSLDKQSNLGFNYGVTLGFSIFDGNRKREQKNARINIENRELEYERLELALKADLATILMAYKNNIELLSLEEENVETARQNYEIAMERYRLGDLAGIEIREAQNSLLAAEERLLDAKYNTKLCEISLLQISGQVTSYLE; this is translated from the coding sequence ATGCGAAAAATTAAATATATATACTGTGTCTTAATTGCTTTTACTCTATTCCCTATTGTAGAGGCACAAGAAATTTATAATCTTCATAAAGTATTAGAAACGGGTTTAGATAGAAATTTTGATATACGTATAGTAAGAAATGAACAACAAATAGCCGACAATAATACAACGTTGGCTAATGCAGGAATGCTTCCATCTTTAGATTTAAGTGTGGGATATAATGGCTCTATAATGAATACAGACCAAACAATGGTTGATGGCTCGAAAAATAGTAGAGATAATATATTTAATCAGGGAGCTAATGTTGGTCTTAACTTTAGTTGGACAGTATTTGATGGGTTTCAGATGCAAACTCAATATTCTAAACTGAAAGAATATCAACAGATGGGAGAGATTTCGACTCGCTTATCTATAGATAATCTTATCTCGAATCTTACAGCTGAGTATTATAACTATATTCGTCAGAAGTTAAGACTTAAAAATCTTAGCTATGCCGTTTCTTTATCTAAAGAACGCTTAAGAATAGAAGAAGAAAGATATAATATAGGTTCAACCTCTCGATTGGATTTGCAACAGGCTCGTGTAGACTTCAATGCTGATAGTTCAAATCTTATTAAGCAATACGAGGTGTTAAATACTTCGTCTATAGTATTAAATCAGCTTATGGTTTTAGACGATGTGTCGCAGAATATTATTATTAAAGATACTGTTATAAAGTCGAATATGTTTATGACAGAAGAAGAACTGTGGAAGAATACGCTTGCGGCTAACGGACAGTTGCTTTTGGCAGCTAAGAATAAAACTCTTAGTGAGTTAGATAAGAAAACTTATCAGTCTAAAAACTATCCATATCTAAGATTAAATGGAGGTTATGGTTATACAATAAATCTTTATGATAATACATCGCCTTCATCGTTGGATAAACAAAGTAATTTAGGCTTTAACTATGGTGTAACTTTAGGCTTTTCTATTTTTGATGGAAATAGAAAACGAGAACAGAAGAATGCTCGTATAAATATAGAAAACAGAGAACTTGAATACGAACGTTTAGAACTGGCTCTTAAAGCCGACCTTGCAACTATACTTATGGCTTATAAAAATAATATAGAACTGTTGTCGTTAGAAGAAGAGAATGTAGAAACCGCACGACAAAACTACGAAATAGCTATGGAGCGCTATCGATTAGGCGACCTTGCAGGGATAGAAATACGCGAAGCTCAGAATAGCTTGCTTGCAGCAGAAGAACGTTTATTAGATGCTAAGTATAATACTAAGCTGTGCGAAATTTCTTTGTTGCAAATAAGCGGACAAGTAACAAGCTATTTAGAATAA